The Halarsenatibacter silvermanii DNA segment AATTTATCGAGCCCAATGACTGCTGGTCTTTAGATTTCCTGGAGTTTAACTGGGGCAGTGAGACTCTTTATCTCTGCCTTATCCTGGATGATAAAAGCAGGTATGTTTTGGAATGGAGCATCACCGCCAGCCCTACTTTTGAGTTCGTTAAAGATCTGCTGGAGCAGGCATTTAAGCAGCATGGGAAGCCCAAAATGATCAAAAGTGACAATGGCCCTCAGTTCCGCAAAAAATTTGCCGAGCAGTTAAATCAGTGGGATATTGTACATCATCCCAGTCCTTACTATCAGCCCAGTTACAACGGCAAAACAGAGCGCAAGAACAGAGATTTAAGAAAAATTGTCGAGAGGTTCGATGAAGATGTATCCCTAGAGCAAATCTTCAGCACTATTTCCGATTCTATCTATGAGCACAACCAT contains these protein-coding regions:
- a CDS encoding DDE-type integrase/transposase/recombinase; protein product: FIEPNDCWSLDFLEFNWGSETLYLCLILDDKSRYVLEWSITASPTFEFVKDLLEQAFKQHGKPKMIKSDNGPQFRKKFAEQLNQWDIVHHPSPYYQPSYNGKTERKNRDLRKIVERFDEDVSLEQIFSTISDSIYEHNHIRPHESLEGATPYQSYNGFADEVRAKMEAFKKREKRRKGFKVKDSKQNQNHNPGVSVPVYSRNESEDVVGCVKSFLEVQL